The window cactggccattgcactcacttggggtgtgaatcatcggacagaaggtcttcctctctgtctctcctctctgtatatcttattttccggaaaaaaaaaaaaagttgaaagaacCTGGTTAGAAAATAGACAAAACTTGAACAGATCATTCACTAAAGATGATATGTAGGTgccaaacaagcatatgaaaaggtGTTCAGCACTATTAACTTATTAGGGAATATACAGTGAGACATCATAAAGCACCTGTCGTAATGGCTAAATTACAAAACACTAATAGCATCAGGGCCCTGTGTAGTGGCCCAGcccctaaagtccttgccttaaacacaccaggatcctatatgggcacaaattctaatgccggcagctccacttcccatccagtttcctgcttgtggcttggaatagcagttgaggacagcccaaaagccttgggaccctgcacctgtgcattgagacctggatgaagttcctggctcctggctttggattggctcagccccaagcgttgtggccacttgggaagtgaatcagcagatcttcctctctgtctctcctcctctctctatacatgactgtgcaataaaaataaataaatctttaaaaaaagcaaaatatgcaCTTTCTATATACTTAGAAATCTTGGGTACTAATCCTAGAGTAATGAAAACATGTCCACATACAAAGCTGTACATGAATGCTCAcagcatttttatttgtaaaagccAAAATccagaaacaacccaaatgtgcTTCGACAGATCCATGTCACACCATGGTGCACTACTCAACAGGAGAAAGAAACAGTCTGCTGAAAAACACCCTAACTTTGAGGGAGGTCAAGGGAATTATATTGACTAAAAGAAACATGTAATTTTTGCATACTAAATTATTCCATTTATATGACATGCCTGAAATGACAAAAGCAAAATGATGGAGAACAAGTTAGTAGCTGCTGGGAgtcagggagaggaggaagggaaggtgcTGTGGTTATTACAGAGTAACACAAGGGATTGTTCTGACAACATTTCTGCCTTAACTTTAGGGAAAGTCACATGAGCTAAACGTGTGGTACAGTTGTAGAGAAGTAAAAATATACGATGCAACCTCGGGTTCTTCTATACCGGTTTTCTGATTGTGAGAGCTTACTAGAGTTGTACAAACTAGTACTTGGAGAGGCAGGTTGGCAAAGGGGATGTATGGCGGGGCAGCTGAGGAGTTTGGCTTGGGTGTGTTTGTCCCAAAACATCCACACGAGTGCTCTTTGTTCTGTTCTCATATACACGCTCCTCATCTTCCTACACATGCAGTCCAGAAGTCTCAGCATATATTTCAGtatctttaaacaaaacataGTGTTGGCGTAGGAGTTTATGAACATTCACTTTGCTAGACAACAAAACGGTCTATTCACACACATGAAGGAAAATGTCTAAGAAATCATACCTTTTCCAGGCTCTAAATACAGATGGAGTTGGCCTGTTTGGAGTAGCTGGCATAGGAACCACACCAGCAACTGCACCAGCAGTGGTCCCGATGTTACATGAAGTTGAAAAGAAAGTCTCTGCCAAATTGGCATCATCTTGCATTGCCATTCAGTGGGAAGAACCAGACGACCATGGTTCTCCAATCAGCGGATATAACATTGACTACGGAGACAGAAACATTTTGACTGTCGGTAGAGTAACACAGTATGTTCTGACAAACTTACAGCCTGACACCACATACAAGTAAGTCACTTACATATTTCTTTGAGTGGATGGAAACGTCTTTTTACGAACTTTGAGTGGAGTTCCATTTGCATTTTTACATCCTCTGCATAATATTTCCTTTGAAAGACAATTCTACAATATCAGAGAAATGGGGATATTACCAAGAACCAATTTATGTTTCTCATCCATAATAGTGAATACATAATGAAaatcatgttttgttttgaatgctTGTCTTTGATAATTAGTATACTACTGTGGCTAATGTCCCCCACTAGGGTACGAGGAGTTTGGCTTACATGTCAAAAATGGCTTTCTTTAATAAATATAAGTTAATATATCTTAGGGTCAACACTGTGGTGTACTAGGGTGAGCCTCCAACTGTGGGGCCAGCATCGCACATGGATGCatgtttctgtcctggctgctccgcttaagatccagctccctgcttaggatctggaaaagcagcaaagaacagCTCAAATCcttcctgcccccatgtgggagacctggaggaagctcctggttcctggtttcagatcggctcagctccaaacaTTAAAGCCATTTacagagtaaatcagtagatgcaagatctctctctctctctctatcgctATCACTCTCTCTGtgcgtctttccttctctttgtcaatctgtctttcaaataaatataaaattttcaaaaattaatacatcttaattttttcttcttaccGCTAGAATCAGAATTCAAGCCATCAATCAATATGGATTAAGCCCTTTTAGTCGAGCAGTAAGAGTCAGAACGAAGCCACTCCCACCTGAACCGCCACAACTTGATTGTGTAGTCTATGGACACCAGAGCCTCAGACTCAAGTGGGGCTACCCTTCAGCCAAAGGTTTACTTTCCAACCTTATAAACTACAACTTGTTCATGTGTAATCCATCTGGCaggtgagctttttttttttttttactattcaaTGCATGTTATAATAAACTGGTTTAAAGCTGTATTGCTCAtaacaaaattcatttcagtgacTTAACATGAAAGCAAGCTGTTGACACGTTAGATATGCTGCCTTATATTCTTATTTATAATTTAACTCTATGCGTTCAGCTTGCAAAatacttcttccttttcctttagtATGTATTAAGCACCAGGGTGcagaaactacaaaaaaaaagacatgaaagtCAACATTTTGCCATCacattatgtattatttttctccTTGTGTTTTGATTTACTGAGGTGACATTTAGGAGGTTTTTTTAAGGttgactatttttatttgaaaggcagagttacagagagactagCCACTGGTTGCAATCCAAATGGCCGCATCAGCCAGAGCTAGGtgttgcaaagccaggagccaagagatcttttggatctcccacatggatgtagggtcccaaggacttgagccaccctctactgctgctttcacaggccatcaacagggagctgggtcaggagtggggCAACTGTCACATGAACTAATGTCCACATGTAATACTAGctctacaggcagaggcttagctggctatgccacaggGCCAGGCTCCTCCTCCGCCTTCTCCCACACACTGAGGttttaaattcagttttgaaTCAGTTACATAAAGAGCTCTTTGGGGTTGAGTGTTGGACCAACTGGTTATGATGCCCCACATTCCGTGTGAGAGTACCCCGATTCCAcacccagctctgtttctgcctgctgatttctgctaatgcagacttgaGAATACAGCAGTATAGGGCCCAGCGCACTAGCctggcaactaaagtccttgttGTGCACGCTCTggaattccacatgggtgacaggtcgtttcctggtagccctgcttcccatccagctccctgcttgtggcttgggaaagcagtcgaggacggcccaaaatcttgggaccctgcacccacatgagagacccggaagaggaccctgtcttcagactggcacagctctggccattgtagccacttggggagtgaatcatcagacggtagatcttcctctctgtctctcctcctctcagtatctctgactttgcaataaagaatacctcctttaaaataatgaaacGGATAGGGCAGCATGCCAAAAGAGAcgatgcacccacacacacatgtgcaagaCCACCAGtacactcctggctcccctggctTCAGAGCCTGTCAGGAGCCACTGTgagcaactggggagtgagtgagtaCATGAGACCTTTCTCTCACCCTCTGTCTCTAgctctgtttccttttcaaaaaataacattTGTACCGGTATTACTAAAATAGATATTTACTTCCTCATCTCTCTTTCCACCCCCAGGTTCTCTGTCATTTACCATGGGCCTTCTCAGACTCACAAAGTGCAGAGATTGGTTGAATATACTCAATATAAGTTTAAAATCCAAGCATGTAATGAAGCCGGTGAGGGACCACTGTCCAGCGTCTATATTTTCAAGACAACCAAAACCCCACCAGGCACACTTAAAGGTAAAAAGTGTTCTAAGCCACGATACGAAGGTTTACAATCCTTTGGATTCCAATAGGTTCTATGGAAAAACTCAGCAGTAAGGTTCAGCTTAAATAGTCAGTTGCGTAGTATCCAGAGACTAGTCTTCATTATGGCCTCAAAGGGCAGTGCAGGAGTTCATGAGACTCTAACTCAGCCAACGACTCTACCCCAACTACCATTTTGAACATCAAGAAGTTAAGCTCCCAAAAGGCTAAGCAACTCAGCTAGTGGACACCTTGAGTCAGTGGCAGAGTTAAGGTCGGAATCAGACCTTTGCTTCCCATCACAGTGCTCCTTTGACTCTCGCGACATCCATTCCTTGCTAGaccttttattttctgaaatggaTTATTACATAAAACATCGGTTCATAGGTGTGATTCTCATGACTAAGTAGTGTTTTTAAAAGGACCATGGAAACGTAATAAATTTAACTTCTGAGACTTGGAATTTACTCTCCTTACTCAAACAGTAAAATAAACTGCTATCTGACATAACATTGAGACCATTTATAGTCTTTGGAGCCACAGCGTCAGGGGACTTTTCCTCCCCAGTTGTGATACTTAGCTGCGTAGTCAGTCCACACACGAGGCCCATCCCTGTTATTAGACAATTTGTCATCAGTTTAAAGCAAATGAACGTATTAGAATTAAATACGACATAGGCCACAAGAACGCATTTTCTCTCTTGCTGACTAACGTCTTACATATTTGAGCCTATTTTTCTTGAGGCGTAGACAGACTGATAACATGAAACAATAAACCCTAACCTTCCTACAGTTGCTACCACTGCAAAGGAAGATTAATACATGTGAAAATGCTCCCAAATGCATCACCTACCTCTATCACctatatagagatagagatagctATATAGAGAGATGACATAGATATAGGTATAGagatatacatataaacataatACAAATATAGATTAGCTATGGATATgggtatagatatagatataaatgtAGATGATATAGTATACATATAGATGTACAATGTAAGAGGTTATTCCGGTAGTGATTAGGTAACAGTGATAAAAGCTGTAATAAGGGTTTGTTAGAAAATCTAAACATGTATTATTATAAGTtgatatttttacatttcttacagttttcttttaaaagatgtatttattggtgTTGATGTGATGACATCtgatgctaatcctccacctgctgccctagcatcccatatgggtactggttaatgttctgggtgctccatttcccatccagctccctgcctgcatggTGGAGAAGCAGCACATAATGAGCCAAGGCCATGGGCTCCTGTacacacatgggggacccagaggaaactcctggctcctggctttgtgatcaactcaactctggccattgtgacgttttggggagagaagcagcagatggaagacctctctgtccctccttctctctctataaaatttgcctttcaaataaaaataaatcagtctttaaaagatTGATCTCTtcctttgaaagtcaaagttattcGGGGCAGGGGGtgtggggagaaggagggagcaggtgggagagggagggaaagaggaaaagatctcccatctgctggttcactcccaaaatggacaTGATGGCCAAAATggttggaccagaccaaagccagaagctggcagcttcttctgggtctcccaaatgggtggcaggaacccaaatccttgggccatctttcactgcctttcccaggccgtgagcagTGTGAACTCAAAACAGCCCCCGCactggatgctggcagcacaggtggtGGTTTATTTTGCTACACTACACTGCCCTCCTCTTTCACAGTCTTATTACAGTCATCAAAATGCCTGGCAGTACAAGAGACCTTCCAATAAGCCCTGTAACTATATGTGTCTTAGATTAAGCCGCTACACTGCTGATATTTAATGACCATGGAATTGTATGGGGAATTTCAAGGTTCACCTAAGCGTCACTTAGGACAAAGAGTTCTCTGAACTGCAATTCTCTTTCCTAGCACCTAAATTGTATCTGCTGAATAACAATACTTGCAAGATCAAATGGGAAACTCTGAAGCCGATCAAAGGAGATCCTGTAATTTACAGTCTTCAACTTATCAACGAAAAGGGAACTGATTTGGTAAATTCTTGcaactttattcttttaaaaatatttatttaacaggAAATTCAGAATTACGGAGAAGGGGGGAGATCCAGAGAGG is drawn from Ochotona princeps isolate mOchPri1 chromosome X, mOchPri1.hap1, whole genome shotgun sequence and contains these coding sequences:
- the LOC131478577 gene encoding fibronectin type III domain containing protein 3C1-like → MLHEVEKKVSAKLASSCIAIQWEEPDDHGSPISGYNIDYGDRNILTVGRVTQYVLTNLQPDTTYKIRIQAINQYGLSPFSRAVRVRTKPLPPEPPQLDCVVYGHQSLRLKWGYPSAKGLLSNLINYNLFMCNPSGRFSVIYHGPSQTHKVQRLVEYTQYKFKIQACNEAGEGPLSSVYIFKTTKTPPGTLKAPKLYLLNNNTCKIKWETLKPIKGDPVIYSLQLINEKGTDLIYKGPNTSFRFSNLLSSSNYRFKVCAGRQYKISTGIREIWGPYSPCALLPTQKAHPRAGKGGRGNRGSGPGQGKGLKAKIEISDNTFVLILVTGFALVAILCAVMIQCLLISS